In Actinomycetota bacterium, a single window of DNA contains:
- a CDS encoding histidine phosphatase family protein has translation MASDLIAPTVDALDRGGRFDMLLVVRHADAGDKRSWTRPDALRPLSPAGRRQAEGLVVRLEDYPIERILCSPTVRCHETVQPLAHDRYLDIEHVQALGVGATPAQLLAVLAAEELRNAVLCTHGETIGWLLAELVADGLVVEEPLDWPKGSTWLLERTDWHPVRGRLLAPLVLNGHAGQPTRPPRARGAGLTFRRGNHPGRMMPHATEQASIRHGS, from the coding sequence ATGGCCTCCGACCTCATCGCGCCCACGGTCGACGCCCTCGACCGCGGCGGCCGCTTCGACATGCTGCTGGTCGTCCGGCACGCCGACGCGGGCGACAAGCGCAGCTGGACCCGCCCGGACGCGCTTCGGCCCCTGTCACCCGCCGGCCGCCGCCAGGCCGAGGGCCTCGTGGTCCGCCTGGAGGACTACCCGATCGAGCGGATCCTGTGCAGCCCGACCGTGCGCTGCCACGAGACCGTCCAGCCGCTGGCCCACGACCGGTACCTCGACATCGAGCACGTCCAGGCCCTCGGGGTCGGGGCCACACCCGCCCAGCTGCTGGCGGTGCTGGCGGCGGAGGAGCTCCGCAATGCGGTGCTGTGCACCCACGGCGAGACGATCGGCTGGCTGCTGGCGGAGCTGGTCGCGGACGGCCTCGTCGTGGAGGAGCCGCTGGACTGGCCCAAGGGCTCCACCTGGCTGCTGGAGCGCACCGACTGGCACCCGGTCCGCGGCCGTCTCCTGGCCCCGCTCGTGCTCAACGGACACGCCGGCCAACCAACCCGCCCCCCGCGGGCTCGAGGGGCAGGTCTGACGTTCAGACGGGGAAATCATCCTGGACGGATGATGCCGCACGCCACCGAACAGGCTTCCATCAGACACGGGAGCTGA